The DNA window CACAATAAAAATCCTAAAAATAGAAAGGATATTCCAAATGCTACGATTAAAGAAAGAGGTCATAATCCTAGCTGCGGAGATGACATAATTCTCCATATAAAAATAGAAGGAGACATTGTCGTAGATGCAGGCTTTACTGGGGTTGGTTGCGCCATATCTCAAGCATCTGCTTCAATTATGATTGATTTGATAAGGGGTAAGAAAATAGAAGAAATAGTCAATATTTTGGAGACTTTTCTAGGCATGATAAAAAAAGATGTAGATGATGAAGAACAGCTCAATGTATTGGGAGATGCCGCCTACTTT is part of the Proteiniborus sp. MB09-C3 genome and encodes:
- the sufU gene encoding Fe-S cluster assembly sulfur transfer protein SufU, which translates into the protein MSLNEIYTELIRYHNKNPKNRKDIPNATIKERGHNPSCGDDIILHIKIEGDIVVDAGFTGVGCAISQASASIMIDLIRGKKIEEIVNILETFLGMIKKDVDDEEQLNVLGDAAYFKNISNMPARVKCGVLPWHSLKIALEKIK